The proteins below are encoded in one region of Fimbriimonadaceae bacterium:
- a CDS encoding ImmA/IrrE family metallo-endopeptidase: protein MSSVLAPITKEVLVWARKASLRTEEELAQVADVSVERYREWESGVSFPTLRQIERIANKVKRPCIVFFMPEEPSEPKPLLDYRTVGNRSKGSFSADLVLDIRRARYLQSRLDEDWEDVLSEWTSNLPAFQISDDPVVRADEMRTALGVTLAQQKKFKLENRGLREWRHALFLTGVLTFGFRVEREQALGFAIWHPRFPLVGFNLEGYKSQQVFTLFHELAHLCLRQSVVSDLGADRIQTGRDAVKRTETFCNRFASALLLPPGAKEVQAAVADISKEGATDAGLVDKYAKKFRVSKYVLLHRLIESGKVPKSKSTAVFSAWRKIDEEESELREAKQKAREEKNKLLGKERKGASPVADSLSARGETLTRRVLQAMSSGTLEFSDAQDLLGLRDYQFEALELELSRRKVVD from the coding sequence ATGAGCAGCGTGTTAGCACCAATCACAAAGGAGGTGCTGGTCTGGGCTCGCAAAGCTTCGCTTCGAACTGAAGAGGAGTTGGCTCAGGTTGCTGACGTTTCAGTCGAGAGATATCGGGAATGGGAATCTGGCGTTTCCTTTCCGACTCTTCGCCAAATTGAAAGGATAGCGAACAAGGTCAAGCGACCCTGCATTGTCTTCTTCATGCCCGAAGAACCTTCTGAACCCAAGCCCCTGCTGGATTACAGAACGGTGGGCAACCGAAGCAAAGGGAGTTTCTCAGCAGACCTCGTTCTCGATATTCGGCGAGCACGGTACCTTCAGTCGCGATTGGATGAGGACTGGGAAGATGTCCTTTCTGAGTGGACTTCAAACCTGCCTGCCTTCCAAATCAGCGACGACCCCGTTGTGCGGGCTGACGAAATGCGAACAGCCTTGGGCGTAACCTTAGCTCAGCAAAAGAAGTTCAAACTAGAAAATCGAGGTTTACGAGAGTGGAGGCACGCACTCTTCCTGACTGGCGTCCTCACATTCGGATTCAGAGTTGAACGAGAGCAGGCGTTGGGATTTGCTATTTGGCATCCCCGCTTCCCATTGGTTGGTTTCAACTTAGAAGGCTACAAGTCCCAACAGGTCTTTACACTCTTCCATGAGTTAGCGCACTTGTGCTTGCGACAGTCGGTGGTTTCCGATTTAGGAGCCGACCGTATTCAGACTGGTCGAGACGCAGTAAAGAGAACGGAGACGTTCTGCAACAGGTTCGCTTCGGCGCTACTTCTGCCACCGGGGGCGAAGGAGGTTCAAGCCGCCGTTGCTGACATCTCCAAAGAAGGAGCGACGGACGCTGGGCTCGTGGATAAGTATGCAAAGAAATTCCGGGTCAGCAAATACGTTTTGCTTCACAGGCTTATCGAATCGGGCAAAGTTCCCAAGTCCAAGTCCACTGCCGTATTCTCAGCTTGGAGAAAAATCGACGAAGAAGAGTCTGAACTTCGGGAGGCGAAGCAAAAGGCTCGGGAGGAGAAGAACAAGCTGCTTGGCAAGGAACGCAAAGGGGCATCGCCTGTTGCCGACTCCCTGTCGGCTCGTGGTGAGACCCTTACCCGACGAGTGCTTCAGGCGATGTCTTCGGGCACGCTTGAATTCTCCGATGCGCAAGACCTCTTAGGTCTGCGGGATTACCAGTTCGAAGCGCTAGAACTTGAGC